The following proteins are co-located in the Solanum pennellii chromosome 1, SPENNV200 genome:
- the LOC107009087 gene encoding uncharacterized protein LOC107009087, which yields MAVPQVLIFKTQLNIRSPFIFWLRNVRKISSVAAVAVEPVKVLKNRSYNASDGKGDGDAPKWKKLSSEELGISTSMIAKPTRLVLNGLKKKGFEVYLVGGCVRDLILDRTPKDFDVLTSAELKEVLKIFQRCEIVGRRFPICHVHIDDTIVEVSSFTATRRKFKRNGYNIVRRPPACSEADFIRWKNCLSRDFTINGLMFDPFTKIVYDYLGGLEDIRRAKVRCVIPANASFIEDCARILRGVRIAGRLRFRFARETAHSIKELASSISRLDKGRILLEMNYMLAYGSAEASLRLLWKFGLLEILLPIQASYFISQGFRRRDKRSNMLLTLFLTLDNLLAPNKPCNSSLWIAILAFHKALVDKPRDPLVVAAFSIAVHCGGSLSDVLGIVRKISQPHDTRFPELVDQNIESDEALLDEMMDLATYVEAALQEMTDEHVVSRALIDYPQAPKSDLVFISWTLSQKVSAIFECVRKGKEKDFRRKRGRKIEYESLALGKLREVRHIFAMVVFDTVFPPHLKD from the exons ATGGCAGTTCCTCAAGTTCTTATCTTTAAAACCCAACTCAATATTCGTAGCCCTTTTATCTTCTGGCTTCGCAATGTCCGAAAGATCAGCTCTGTTGCAGCAGTAGCTGTTGAACCAGTAAAAGTATTAAAGAATCGATCTTATAATGCTTCAGATGGAAAAG gtGATGGGGATGCACCAAAATGGAAGAAATTGAGTTCAGAAGAACTTGGAATAAGTACATCAATGATTGCGAAACCTACAAGATTGGTTTTGAATGGGCTAAAGAAAAAGG GGTTTGAGGTCTACCTTGTTGGGGGTTGTGTTAGAGATCTTATACTGGACAGAACTCCAAAAGATTTTGATGTATTAACATCAGCTGAACTTAAAGAG GTACTAAAAATATTTCAGCGTTGTGAAATTGTTGGAAGGAGGTTCCCTATATGCCATGTGCATATTGATGATACCATTGTGGAG GTTTCGAGCTTTACTGCGACTAGGAGGAAGTTTAAGAGGAATGGCTATAATATTGTTCGAAGACCTCCTGCATGCAGTGAAGCCGATTTCATTCGTTGGAAAAATTGCTTGTCGAGAGATTTTACTATCAATGG ATTGATGTTTGATCCATTTACAAAGATAGTCTATGATTACTTGGGCGGACTGGAAGATATTAGAAGGGCTAAA GTGAGATGTGTGATTCCTGCAAATGCTTCTTTCATTGAGGACTGCG CTCGCATTCTGCGTGGAGTAAGGATAGCAGGCCGTTTAAGATTTCGTTTTGCTCGAGAAACAGCCCATTCTATAAAAGAATTAGCATCTTCCATATCTAGACTTGATAAG GGAAGAATCTTGTTGGAAATGAATTACATGCTGGCATATGGTTCTGCAGAAGCTTCATTGAGATTATTATGGAAATTCGGACTTCTAGAAATTCTTCTACCAATCCAA GCTTCCTACTTCATTTCCCAGGGTTTTCGAAGGCGTGATAAGAGATCGAATATGCTTCTG ACTTTGTTTTTAACTCTGGACAACCTTCTAGCACCGAACAAGCCTTGCAACTCTAGTTTATG GATTGCCATCTTAGCATTCCATAAAGCACTGGTGGACAAACCGAGGGATCCTTTGGTTGTTGCTGCCTTTAGCATTGCTGTTCATTGTGGTGGATCGTTATCAGATGTGTTGGGAATAGTGAGAAAGATCTCCCAACCACACGATACAAGGTTTCCTGAGCTTGTAGACCAAAATATTGAGTCGGATGAAGCATTATTGGATGAGATGATGGATCTTGCCACTTATGTCGAAGCTGCATTGCAAGAGATGACCGATGAGCATGTTGTTTCCCGAGCTCTGATAGATTATCCTCAAGCACCGAAGTCAGATCTG GTGTTTATCTCATGGACACTTTCACAAAAGGTTTCTGCAATATTTGAGTGTGTTAGAAAGGGAAAGGAGAAGGATTTTCGAAGAAAACGAGGCCGTAAAATCGAGTATGAATCCCTAGCATTAGGAAAATTGCGTGAAGTTAGACATATTTTTGCAATGGTTGTTTTTGATACTGTGTTTCCTCCTCATCTCAAAGACTAA